A window of Trichomycterus rosablanca isolate fTriRos1 chromosome 5, fTriRos1.hap1, whole genome shotgun sequence contains these coding sequences:
- the trmt5 gene encoding tRNA (guanine(37)-N1)-methyltransferase has translation MLRHVSRLLTPLDVHHCIGGRCFFLWPSTRFEKFLQRFPVSNLQAAMSDPDSCLYKPPAGLRGMTELHREAFTQTIIVPAIRIPTKVLNRLVKSLKKVSLQRPGLKRVVDDNEVDQTGEEHRLLLLDPQRVKSADSFGPEETAALKSLGVEPQICPYELRLTYENLKSEEVLRAVLPEGQDVTSAFSRVGHIAHMNLRDHQLPYKNLIGQVIIDKNPGVTSVVNKTNTIYNTYRNFQMEVLAGENNMVAKVKENGVAYEFDFSRVYWNPRLSTEHERIVSLLRRGDLVFDVFAGVGPFSVLAARRGCSIIANDLNPESFKWLQHNTKLNKVESKVTTFNLDGREFIRGPLRERLPELLKGSSAIHIIMNLPALALEFLDAFRGLLGPESGEGVSGEPNLPRVHVYGFSKEDEPQKDVLQRAESSLGSSLEGRCDVHMVRNVAPNKEMMCVSFTMPKEVLYQGDVTERGHSEEPLPKRQKLEETES, from the exons ATGTTAAG GCATGTTTCCAGACTTCTGACTCCCTTAGATGTTCATCACTGCATTGGTGGTCGTTGTTTCTTCTTGTGGCCATCTACAAGATTTGAGAAGTTCCTCCAACGTTTCCCAGTTTCAAACCTTCAAGCAGCCATGTCAGACCCTGATTCTTGTCTCTACAAACCTCCCGCTGGCTTGAGAGGAATGACTGAGCTTCATCGAGAAGCTTTCACTCAAACCATCATCGTCCCAGCAATACGGATTCCCACCAAGGTCCTGAACCGACTCGTCAAGAGCCTGAAGAAAGTGTCGCTGCAGAGGCCTGGTCTGAAACGTGTAGTTGACGATAATGAGGTTGACCAGACGGGTGAGGAGCATCGGCTGCTCCTGCTGGATCCTCAGAGAGTGAAATCTGCCGATTCGTTCGGTCCAGAGGAAACAGCCGCATTGAAGTCGCTGGGCGTTGAGCCACAGATTTGCCCATATGAACTCAGACTGACCTATGAGAACTTGAAGAGCGAAGAAGTGCTGCGCGCTGTACTTCCTGAAGGACAGGACGTGACATCGGCATTCAGCCGGGTGGGGCACATTGCTCACATGAACCTCAGAGACCATCAACTACCATACAAAAACCTGATAG GTCAAGTGATCATCGATAAGAACCCGGGTGTGACCTCTGTGGTGAACAAAACCAACACCATCTACAACACCTACAGAAACTTTCAGATGGAAGTGCTAGCAGGAGAAAAcaacatggtggccaag GTGAAGGAGAACGGTGTGGCGTACGAATTTGATTTCTCTCGTGTGTATTGGAATCCTCGACTGAGCACCGAACACGAGCGTATAGTTTCTCTTCTCCGACGAGGAGATCTTGTTTTTGATGTTTTCGCTGGAGTCGGGCCCTTCTCTGTGTTAGCGGCACGGCGTGGCTGCTCCATCATTGCAAACGATCTAAACCCCGAGTCTTTCAAGTGGCTACAGCACAACACCAAGCTCAACAAGGTGGAATCGAAAGTCACAACCTTTAACCTGGACGGGCGGGAGTTTATCCGTGGCCCACTCAGGGAGCGCCTTCCCGAACTGCTGAAGGGTTCTTCTGCCATCCACATCATCATGAACCTGCCTGCACTGGCACTCGAGTTCCTGGATGCGTTCAGGGGGCTGCTGGGGCCAGAGTCGGGTGAGGGAGTCTCCGGGGAGCCAAACCTGCCACGGGTTCACGTGTACGGCTTCTCTAAAGAGGACGAGCCTCAGAAGGACGTGTTGCAGAGGGCGGAGAGCAGTTTGGGAAGCTCACTGGAGGGCCGGTGTGATGTACACATGGTGAGAAACGTAGCACCCAATAAAGAGATGATGTGTGTGAGCTTCACCATGCCAAAGGAGGTTCTGTACCAAGGAGACGTGACAGAGAGAG GTCACTCGGAAGAACCCTTgccaaaaagacagaaacttgAGGAAACGGAATCATGA